The following are from one region of the Magallana gigas chromosome 6, xbMagGiga1.1, whole genome shotgun sequence genome:
- the LOC136276363 gene encoding uncharacterized protein has protein sequence MFAIKTDHAAELSRHVDGSMTWSKYAVNLAWLGFADIHSEVNHYFVNVGSKYMGADLNSEPGVPQRVNHSITGKDRDEGKVQMYRMKTIKLDGDIKHLFITVWAVNKAGLSSSLIHSQFLKVPGGTLFLVRRCRATSCEGHCVCAPQDQVCHINGSSCNDVSKHNTNNLLQVLDVMDGDVDIAYTPSDTLLQGKWKIVHRQGQPPLWYQWSVGLTSNDVPTGIFHKELERVWHDAGQNNFIVFSVKPGMISFARRHYIFRFCESMV, from the exons ATGTTTGCAATAAAGACCGATCATGCAGCAGAACTTAGTCGTCACGTAGATGGATCAATGACGTGGTCTAAGTATGCCGTTAATTTGGCGTGGCTTGGGTTTGCAGACATTCATTCAGAAGTTAATCACTACTTTGTCAATGTAGGATCCAAGTACATGGGTGCAGATCTGAATTCA GAACCTGGTGTACCCCAAAGAGTGAATCATTCAATAACAGGAAAAGACAGGGATGAAGGAAAGGTTCAAATGTAcagaatgaaaacaattaagtTAGACGGAGATATAAAGCATTTGTTTATCACCGTGTGGGCGGTAAATAAG GCTGGTCTATCTAGCTCTTTGATCCATTCTCAATTCCTAAAAGTACCGGGCGGTACGCTGTTTCTAGTCAGAAGATGTAGAGCAACATCTTGTGAAGGACACTGTGTGTGTGCTCCCCAAGACCAAGTCTGTCATATAAATGGATCCTCTTGCAACGATGTCTCAAAAC ATAACACAAACAACTTACTGCAAGTTTTGGATGTGATGGATGGTGACGTGGACATTGCATACACGCCAAGTGATACCTTACTGCAAGGGAAATGGAAAATAGTACACAGACAAGGACAACCTCCACTTTG GTACCAGTGGAGCGTCGGATTGACAAGCAACGATGTACCAACCGGAATTTTTCATAAAGAGTTGGAACGGGTTTGGCACGATGCTggtcaaaacaattttattgtattttcagTTAAACCAGGCAT GATTTCATTTGCACGAAGACATTACATATTCCGTTTTTGTGAGAGCATGGTATAG
- the LOC136276239 gene encoding uncharacterized protein — MMNSPLKDQDFIMEDVSFMVDWKNKFIDADECIKSFHVYISTYPGGHDVWDNEKDLGNTETSIRVRRISLAPDVKYFSNVIAYGFSGIHHTESSDGFKTDNSKPSAGVIYDGIGLHDLEYQNSSKRVAAKWHGFTDTGSGIVKYYWCVGKSPVVSEEYSNTECSIHDWMNVGMHTTISRKTFANISLGDVLYSKVYAIDNVNRKSDIVVSNGVAVETTPPQPQYLFHVDENLAENPSFEDSIKTLSMDNINKTNICSLVSDFHPEKWNLATGSCAAVVSSAKNMARNGRSFLFLKGSIKQIINNLIIGELYRVNFYTSHLMISASRLSNKEGFICIGKTKHVFLLYTKAYRHDEHGKSKTRELVSWHKHTFYFIARNISAELSVGSIDDKTGIFIDDLSLQMVERNQVNKTGGQHVNAHVVYLHEWGSIHGAWSFVEDVSAIKEYKWAIGYTKGGTQIQGFRNVGLNNFAYNANVTLVHNTFVHITAIASNVVGLQGISYSEPVLVDLTPPDIVNVYDGDLSNEDQEAWTDNEVSVNFEAVDDESGIAHCEWAIGYQPQGIELQSFIRISEGKGYQDFDYSLLENKTIYSSIRCHNKAGLTSTKSSNGVKISNRPPSVRHATLEVVPLSVTEYTGRDHFQSMTSNLRIQWSGFEDFVGIEQYKILFHGNDNKIEEKMSFPVGQDTLSASFTHMKMNEGLKNITVQAIGKLLIVSDTVPYNITISKTLPKKDPNVKLSVAWNSGKKEFTVTWDNIFSSPLPLYYEVSAGTVEGGADIKQWQETTSTRTVLVLPPSVTNWSGLHVHIFVRAITVGGTHNHIKGYIQLPK; from the exons ATGATGAACAGTCCCCTTAAAGATCAAGACTTTATCATGGAGGATGTGTCATTTATGGTTGACTGGAAAAATAAGTTTATTGATGCAGATGAATGCATAAAGTCGTTTCACGTTTATATTAGCACATATCCAGGAG GGCATGACGTTTGGGACAATGAAAAGGATTTAGGCAATACGGAAACGTCTATTAGGGTGCGGAGAATCTCCCTCGCTCCTGATGTGAAGTATTTTAGCAATGTTATTGCTTATGGTTTTTCTGGTATCCATCATACGGAGTCTTCTGACGGATTTAAGACGGACAACAGTAAACCGTCTGCAGGCGTCATTTATGATGGAATAG GTTTGCATGATTTGGAATATCAAAATTCATCCAAACGTGTGGCAGCAAAGTGGCATGGATTTACGGATACAGGCTCTGGGATTGTTAAGTACTATTGGTGTGTAGGAAAATCGCCAGTAGTAAGCGAAGAGTATTCAAATACTGAGTGTAGTATTCACGACTGGATGAATGTAGGAATGCACACAACAATATCACGAAAGACGTTTGCCAATATATCTTTAG GAGATGTTCTGTATAGCAAGGTATATGCCATAGACAACGTTAATCGTAAGTCGGACATCGTTGTCTCTAATGGAGTAGCAGTTGAAACAACGCCACCACAGCCTCAGTATCTCTTCCATGTGGATGAAAACCTTGCAGAAAATCCTTCTTTTGAAGATTCTATTAAAACTCTATCGATGGACAATATCAACAAGACAAATATTTGTTCGCTAGTATCGGACTTTCATCCTGAAAAATGGAATCTAGCAACAGGTAGTTGTGCAGCAGTGGTTTCTTCTGCGAAGAATATGGCGAGAAATGGAAGATCGTTTTTGTTCTTAAAAGGAAGTATTAAACAAATAATCAATAATCTAATTATTGGTGAACTTTATCgtgtaaatttttacacaagCCACTTAATGATTTCTGCCTCTAGATTGTCAAATAAAGAAGGATTCATATGTATAGGGAAAACAAAACAcgtatttttattgtatacaaaGGCATATCGTCATGATGAACATGGAAAATCGAAAACAAGAGAATTAGTATCATGGCATaaacatacattttatttcatagcaAGAAATATTTCAGCGGAGTTGTCAGTGGGAAGCATTGATGACAAGACTGGTATTTTTATTGACGATTTGTCACTTCAAATGGTAGAAAGAAATCAAGTGAATAAAACAGGTGGTCAGCATGTTAATGCCCATGTGGTATATCTTCACGAATGGGGATCTATCCACGGAGCTTGGAGTTTTGTTGAAGATGTAAGCGCCATCAAAGAGTATAAATGGGCAATAG GCTACACCAAAGGAGGTACACAAATTCAAGGCTTTCGAAACGTCGGACTCAACAACTTTGCCTATAATGCCAATGTCACCCTAGTCCACAATACATTTGTTCACATCACCGCTATTGCTTCCAATGTGGTGGGTTTACAAGGAATTTCTTATTCTGAACCAGTGCTGGTTGACCTCACACCACCGGACATTGTTAACGTTTATGATGGTGATCTTTCAA ATGAAGACCAGGAGGCCTGGACAGATAATGAAGTATCTGTCAATTTTGAAGCAGTTGATGACGAATCTGGCATTGCTCATTGTGAATGGGCCATAG GATACCAACCACAAGGAATAGAGCTGCAGAGTTTCATTAGAATATCAGAAGGAAAAGGGTACCAAGATTTTGACTACAGTCTTTTAGAGAACAAGACCATCTACTCGTCGATCCGCTGTCATAATAAGGCAGGACTAACGAGCACAAAGTCATCGAATGGAGTCAAAATTTCCAATCGTCCTCCCTCCGTCAGACATGCTACTCTAGAAGTTGTTCCTCTATCTGTAACCGAGTACACTGGGAGGGATCACTTCCAAAGCATGACCAGCAACCTCAGGATCCAGTGGAGCGGGTTTGAAGACTTTGTTGGCATTGAGCAATATAAG ATTCTATTTCATGGTAATGATaacaaaattgaagaaaaaatgtctttccCAGTTGGCCAGGATACTTTAAGCGCAAGCTTCACTCATATGAAAATGAACGAAGGtctaaaaaatattacagttcAAGCCATAGGAAAGCTACTCATTGTCAGCGACACGGTTCCGTATAACATTACAATTTCCAAAACATTACCCAAGAAAGACc CCAATGTTAAATTATCAGTAGCCTGGAATTCTGGGAAGAAGGAGTTCACGGTTACCTGGGATAACATTTTCTCGTCTCCTCTGCCTTTGTACTATGAAGTCTCAGCAGGGACGGTGGAAGGAGGGGCTGACATCAAACAGTGGCAGGAGACCACATCCACACGGACAGTCTTAGTTCTTCCTCCCTCCGTCACCAACTGGTCCGGCCTCCATGTTCACATATTTGTGAGAGCCATTACTGTAGGGGGAACCCATAACCATATCAAAGGATATATACAGCTTCCaaaataa